In the genome of Gloeotrichia echinulata CP02, one region contains:
- the cofH gene encoding 7,8-didemethyl-8-hydroxy-5-deazariboflavin synthase subunit CofH, protein MKLKTVDAILNRALMGYDISPAEGVVLLKQTDPEAIAAIRATADKLRYTQAGDTVTYVINRNINFTNICEQHCSFCAFRRDDGDAGAYWLDWAQILEKTTDAVGRGATEICMQGGLNPQAQINGKSLAYYLKLVETIKQEFPHIHLHAFSPQEVQFIARIDGLEYTDVIGALRDAGVGSMPGTAAEVLNDAVRRILCPEKIDTATWLEIVSTAHKLGLHSTSTMLSGHIETPEQQIEHLEKLRSLQQTAVNQGYPARITEFILLPFVAQEAPKPLRRRVGNEQPILTDALLIGAVARIFLGNWIPNHQPSWVKLGLAGATEALVWGCNDIGGTLMEEHISTMAGANGGTCMEVETLQTAIASLGRPYQQRNTLYQLTVDS, encoded by the coding sequence GTGAAGCTTAAAACTGTTGATGCAATTCTGAACCGTGCCCTGATGGGGTATGATATATCGCCCGCAGAGGGAGTGGTATTGTTAAAACAAACAGACCCAGAGGCGATCGCCGCCATTCGCGCCACAGCTGACAAACTCCGCTATACTCAAGCAGGCGATACCGTCACTTACGTAATTAACCGCAATATTAACTTTACTAACATTTGTGAGCAGCACTGTAGTTTTTGTGCATTCCGTCGAGATGATGGAGATGCCGGGGCTTACTGGTTAGATTGGGCACAAATTTTAGAAAAGACTACAGATGCAGTGGGGCGCGGTGCAACGGAAATATGTATGCAGGGGGGATTGAATCCACAAGCACAGATCAACGGTAAATCTTTGGCTTATTACTTGAAGCTAGTAGAAACCATCAAACAGGAATTTCCCCACATCCACTTACACGCATTTTCACCCCAGGAAGTGCAATTTATCGCCAGAATTGACGGACTTGAGTATACTGATGTAATTGGTGCTTTGCGAGATGCTGGGGTGGGTTCAATGCCAGGAACAGCAGCCGAAGTATTGAATGATGCGGTAAGACGGATACTATGTCCAGAAAAAATTGACACAGCTACTTGGCTAGAAATTGTCAGTACAGCCCATAAATTAGGCTTGCATAGCACTAGCACCATGCTATCTGGGCATATTGAAACACCAGAACAGCAAATAGAGCATTTAGAAAAATTGCGATCGCTCCAACAAACCGCCGTAAATCAAGGTTATCCAGCGAGAATCACTGAATTTATTTTATTACCATTCGTCGCACAAGAAGCGCCTAAACCCTTACGTCGTCGTGTCGGAAATGAACAACCAATTTTGACAGATGCGCTGTTAATCGGCGCTGTAGCGCGGATTTTTCTAGGAAATTGGATACCCAACCATCAGCCCAGTTGGGTCAAACTAGGACTAGCGGGAGCAACAGAAGCCTTAGTCTGGGGTTGTAACGATATTGGTGGCACCTTAATGGAAGAACATATATCGACAATGGCTGGAGCTAATGGTGGTACCTGTATGGAAGTAGAAACCCTACAAACTGCGATCGCCTCCCTAGGAAGACCTTACCAACAAAGGAATACTCTTTATCAATTGACGGTTGACTCCTAA
- a CDS encoding ferritin-like domain-containing protein — protein sequence MKESNHNITLNLLQTIMEFELAGVVRYTHYSLVVNSSYNTLIVDFLKEQASESLNHAQKVGEMLTSLDGYPRPRIALIEDSEKYSVKDVLIGSLAHEKKALELYKQLLLNAKNTNDKLEEFARNMIEEEGSHHIQLEEMIRDL from the coding sequence ATGAAAGAATCTAACCACAACATTACTCTTAACCTGCTGCAAACCATCATGGAATTTGAATTAGCAGGAGTAGTCCGCTACACTCACTATTCTTTGGTAGTAAATAGTTCCTACAACACTTTGATTGTGGATTTTCTCAAAGAGCAAGCAAGTGAGTCACTCAATCATGCTCAAAAAGTGGGAGAAATGCTCACTAGTTTAGATGGATACCCTAGACCTCGTATTGCTTTAATTGAAGATAGTGAAAAATACTCGGTCAAAGATGTTTTGATAGGAAGTCTAGCTCATGAAAAAAAAGCTCTGGAACTTTATAAACAATTGTTATTAAATGCTAAGAATACCAACGATAAGCTAGAAGAGTTTGCTCGGAACATGATTGAAGAAGAAGGAAGCCACCACATACAATTAGAAGAAATGATCCGGGATTTATAA
- a CDS encoding transposase, with product MKARYQYRFYPAEQQRQNLAQLFGCVRVVWNDALAFCKQSEKLPGYNKLSAMLTQSKKTDERKWLSDVASVPLQQSLRHLDTAYKNFFNSLKGKRKGKKVGTPRFKKKTNSQSAEFTKAGFSVKDGEVYLAKIGTIKPIWSRDLPSEPSSVTVIKDCANRYFLSFVVEVEPNVTTAKNQSIGIDLGIKTFAVMSNGEKALSPSYSKHDRKIRKLQRKLARQQKDSKRRNRTRIRIAKLHNRMDDTRKDFLHKLSTKIVNDNQVIVLEDLNVSGMVKNRQLSRVISLQGWREFRNQCAAKSQKFNRDFRVIDRWQPTSQVCSCCGFRWGKIDLSVRSILCLSCGTEQERDENASRNIEMVGMGHRHDLKWTGSDCQTTSVASCCEPSRITALQAE from the coding sequence ATGAAAGCTAGGTATCAGTACAGATTCTATCCAGCAGAGCAACAACGGCAGAATTTAGCCCAGTTGTTTGGGTGTGTTCGGGTTGTTTGGAATGATGCTTTAGCGTTCTGTAAGCAATCTGAAAAACTGCCAGGATATAATAAACTCTCGGCAATGCTTACCCAATCTAAAAAGACTGATGAAAGAAAATGGCTATCTGATGTTGCTTCAGTACCATTGCAACAGTCTCTTAGACATTTAGATACTGCTTACAAAAACTTTTTCAATTCTCTTAAAGGTAAGCGAAAAGGGAAAAAGGTTGGTACGCCTAGATTCAAGAAGAAAACTAACTCACAATCAGCAGAATTTACCAAAGCAGGTTTTTCTGTGAAAGATGGAGAAGTTTATTTAGCTAAAATTGGGACAATTAAACCAATATGGTCAAGAGATTTACCTTCTGAACCTAGCTCAGTCACAGTAATTAAAGATTGTGCCAATCGCTATTTTCTTAGCTTTGTAGTAGAAGTTGAACCCAATGTTACTACTGCTAAAAACCAAAGCATAGGTATTGACTTAGGTATAAAAACTTTTGCTGTAATGAGTAATGGTGAAAAAGCTTTAAGCCCTAGCTACTCAAAGCATGACCGCAAGATTCGTAAATTGCAGCGAAAATTAGCACGTCAGCAAAAAGACTCAAAAAGGAGAAATAGAACTCGCATAAGGATAGCTAAACTACACAACCGCATGGATGATACTAGAAAAGACTTTTTACATAAGCTATCAACCAAAATAGTTAACGACAACCAAGTAATTGTTTTGGAAGATTTAAACGTATCAGGAATGGTCAAAAATCGTCAGCTATCTAGGGTAATTAGTTTGCAGGGATGGCGAGAATTTAGAAACCAATGCGCCGCTAAATCGCAAAAGTTTAACCGTGATTTTCGCGTAATAGATAGGTGGCAACCTACTAGCCAAGTATGCTCATGCTGTGGTTTTCGTTGGGGTAAAATTGACCTTTCTGTGCGCTCAATTCTTTGTTTAAGTTGCGGTACTGAGCAGGAAAGGGATGAAAACGCATCTAGAAATATAGAAATGGTCGGCATGGGGCATCGGCACGACCTAAAATGGACGGGGAGCGACTGTCAGACTACTTCGGTAGCTAGTTGCTGTGAGCCGTCAAGAATCACTGCCCTTCAAGCGGAGTGA
- a CDS encoding DUF3318 domain-containing protein: MEPKVEIRRLLDIMPASSRMTTKIVSKAEQAKVIEASFPLPWNRERPIYINFDLWGRLTKPQRDLLLLQTVSWLTGVKWFKPDIYQGVVVAGLLGGLIESAQSDIVGVAIAGGLSAIAALRIWRSNKSQESDLNADIAAIRVAQRRGYSEAEAAAHLLSAIESVAKIEARSGLNFTELIRSQNLQAIAGLSPVGVPKTHKSI, encoded by the coding sequence ATGGAGCCAAAGGTTGAAATTCGCCGTTTATTAGATATAATGCCTGCTTCTAGTCGCATGACCACAAAAATTGTCAGTAAAGCAGAACAGGCGAAGGTAATTGAGGCTTCCTTTCCATTGCCGTGGAATCGAGAGCGACCAATATATATTAATTTCGATCTGTGGGGTCGCTTGACGAAACCACAACGAGACTTGCTGCTATTGCAAACGGTTAGCTGGTTGACGGGGGTGAAGTGGTTTAAACCCGATATCTATCAAGGTGTGGTCGTGGCGGGGCTATTGGGCGGATTAATAGAATCAGCACAGTCGGATATCGTGGGTGTGGCGATCGCCGGGGGATTAAGTGCGATCGCCGCACTTCGCATCTGGCGGAGTAACAAATCTCAAGAGTCAGACTTAAATGCTGATATAGCAGCCATTCGCGTAGCACAGCGGCGCGGTTACTCAGAAGCTGAAGCTGCAGCACATTTGTTATCTGCGATTGAGTCGGTAGCCAAAATAGAAGCACGTTCTGGTTTAAATTTTACCGAGTTGATCCGTTCCCAAAACTTACAGGCGATCGCTGGTTTGTCACCTGTGGGTGTCCCAAAAACTCACAAAAGCATTTAA
- the psb27 gene encoding photosystem II protein Psb27, with protein sequence MKRYWSRLLALVLVVTLGLMGCSGSPDSLTGDYRQDTLTVITSMRNALNLSQDSPNKAEIQADVRQKINDFSARYQRGNSVSTLSSFTTIRTALNSLAGHYTSYPNRPVPEKLKTRLEKELQQVETALKRGA encoded by the coding sequence ATGAAACGTTATTGGTCGCGTCTGCTTGCCCTGGTTTTAGTTGTAACCCTTGGTCTGATGGGTTGTTCTGGCAGTCCAGATAGTTTGACAGGGGATTATCGTCAAGACACTTTGACTGTAATCACCAGCATGAGAAATGCTCTTAATTTATCACAAGATTCGCCAAACAAAGCTGAAATTCAAGCAGACGTGCGTCAAAAAATTAATGACTTTTCAGCTCGCTACCAGCGGGGTAACTCTGTTTCCACTCTTAGTTCCTTTACAACCATACGCACAGCCCTCAATTCTCTAGCGGGACATTATACTTCCTATCCTAATCGTCCCGTACCAGAAAAACTCAAAACTCGTCTAGAAAAAGAGTTACAACAGGTAGAGACAGCGCTGAAACGTGGTGCTTAA
- a CDS encoding transposase codes for MIKLLVLEYKVKAKKLQYLAIESAIKTTQFVRNKCLRYWMDAPREAKLNGYSLNKYSTELRNEFQFVANLNSMAVQASAERAWLSISRFYENCKKKVSGKKGYPQFQHDNRSVEYKTSGWKLNPVKRRITITDKKGIGELKLLGKWDIQTYPVKSIKRVRLIRRADGYYCQFCIDVEAADIQPSTGNEVGLDVGLESFYTDSNGHQEPNPKFLKKAEKAVKHSQRRIYKKKKGSSGRKKARAIFARKHLRISRQRNEHAKRMARNVCKSNDLVAYENLQVRNLLKNHCLAKSISDVSWSIFRQWIEYFAGKFGRLAVAVPPHYTSQKCSSCGVIVKKSLSTRTHVCSCGCSLHRDENAAINILNLVSDTLRDAKQARDGQSRSNANGLDALYSFWRKPD; via the coding sequence GTGATTAAGTTGCTAGTTCTAGAGTACAAAGTTAAAGCTAAAAAACTTCAATATTTAGCAATTGAGTCAGCAATAAAAACTACCCAATTTGTCAGAAACAAGTGTTTAAGATATTGGATGGATGCGCCAAGGGAGGCAAAACTCAACGGGTATTCATTAAACAAATACTCAACAGAACTACGCAACGAATTTCAGTTTGTAGCTAATTTAAACTCAATGGCTGTGCAAGCTTCAGCAGAAAGAGCATGGCTTTCCATATCGAGATTCTACGAGAATTGTAAAAAGAAGGTATCTGGCAAGAAAGGATATCCACAATTCCAGCATGATAACCGTTCAGTAGAATACAAAACCTCTGGATGGAAGTTAAACCCGGTTAAACGACGCATCACCATTACCGATAAAAAGGGAATTGGTGAGTTGAAATTGTTGGGTAAATGGGATATCCAAACCTACCCTGTCAAGTCAATTAAGCGCGTTAGATTAATACGCCGTGCTGATGGCTATTACTGTCAATTTTGTATTGATGTTGAAGCTGCAGATATTCAACCATCGACAGGTAATGAGGTTGGCTTAGACGTAGGGTTAGAGAGCTTTTACACTGACTCAAACGGGCATCAAGAACCGAATCCAAAGTTCTTAAAAAAAGCCGAGAAAGCAGTTAAACACTCTCAAAGGCGTATTTACAAAAAGAAAAAAGGTTCATCAGGACGTAAAAAAGCTAGAGCTATATTTGCCAGAAAACATTTAAGAATAAGTAGGCAACGGAATGAACACGCTAAAAGAATGGCGCGTAACGTGTGCAAGTCTAACGACTTAGTAGCCTATGAAAACCTTCAAGTGCGTAATCTACTCAAAAACCATTGTTTAGCTAAGTCAATTAGTGATGTTAGCTGGTCAATATTTAGACAATGGATTGAATATTTTGCTGGTAAATTTGGACGGCTAGCGGTTGCTGTACCACCTCATTACACCTCACAAAAATGTTCAAGCTGTGGTGTAATTGTGAAAAAATCTCTATCAACTCGCACCCATGTTTGTAGTTGTGGATGTAGTTTGCATAGGGATGAAAACGCGGCAATTAATATTTTAAATCTTGTCTCCGACACGCTCCGCGATGCAAAACAAGCTAGGGACGGGCAGTCCCGAAGTAACGCTAATGGACTAGATGCCCTCTACTCTTTCTGGCGAAAGCCTGACTGA
- a CDS encoding transposase, protein MAGRFEGLSDLEWKLFEDMFPKEPEKRGKGMPHVPYRYVLNSLLYILITGCRWCDLPQGDRWASKSSSHRWLKRWREDGTLEHLQARVLAMPAAGYAYADEKGLINWEFGAVDGSFSPWKGWW, encoded by the coding sequence ATGGCCGGACGTTTTGAAGGATTGAGCGATCTGGAATGGAAGTTATTTGAGGATATGTTTCCCAAGGAGCCAGAAAAGCGTGGCAAAGGAATGCCTCATGTCCCGTATCGCTATGTATTAAATAGTCTGCTGTATATTTTGATTACTGGGTGTCGATGGTGTGATCTACCACAGGGGGATAGATGGGCATCAAAAAGCTCTTCCCATCGATGGTTAAAGCGGTGGCGTGAAGACGGAACATTGGAGCATTTACAAGCGCGTGTCTTAGCGATGCCTGCGGCGGGCTACGCCTACGCAGATGAAAAAGGACTAATAAATTGGGAGTTTGGCGCGGTTGACGGGTCTTTTTCCCCCTGGAAAGGGTGGTGGTGA
- a CDS encoding glycosyltransferase, protein MSNSYPNSLLLEPTGILQIPALSPSSVDIGAGILLSLVIPTYKERENIEKVVRILSQLLDESIPGDYELIVVDDDSPDRTWEVAQSLIEEYPQLGVMRRQQERGLSSAVIRGWQVAKGSILGVIDGDLQHPPEVLTQLLREMIQGADLAVASRHVEGGGVSSWSIVRRILSRGAQVLGLMILPGVLGRVTDPMSGYFMVRRSAIADAILNPVGYKILLEIIGRGKVREIAEVGYVFCERKQGESKVTWKQYVEYIHHLLRLRLSTGFLGKFPVGRFLRFGLVGLSGVFVDMVILYLLSDPTTLALPLTRSKIIAGEIAIFNNFLWNDAWTFADVTMKQQEWRHRVKRFLKFNIICLAGLGLNVLVLNLLFNFLRYNQYIANLIAIAIATIWNFSVNLKLSWRVTDVN, encoded by the coding sequence ATGAGTAACAGTTACCCTAATTCCTTGTTATTAGAACCTACCGGCATTTTACAAATTCCTGCATTGTCTCCTAGTAGTGTGGATATTGGTGCTGGCATTCTTCTTTCTTTAGTAATTCCTACTTACAAAGAGCGTGAGAATATTGAGAAGGTTGTCAGGATATTGAGCCAGTTACTTGATGAGTCGATTCCAGGGGACTATGAATTGATTGTAGTAGATGATGATAGTCCAGACCGTACTTGGGAAGTAGCACAATCGCTCATCGAAGAATACCCGCAGTTAGGGGTGATGCGACGCCAACAGGAACGGGGATTGTCCTCAGCGGTGATTAGGGGCTGGCAAGTAGCCAAGGGAAGTATTTTAGGGGTAATCGATGGGGATTTGCAACATCCCCCAGAGGTGTTGACGCAACTGTTGCGTGAGATGATACAGGGAGCAGATTTGGCTGTAGCCAGCCGTCATGTGGAAGGCGGTGGTGTTAGTAGTTGGAGTATTGTCAGGCGGATTTTGTCCCGTGGCGCCCAGGTTTTGGGATTGATGATTTTACCAGGGGTACTGGGGAGAGTGACTGACCCGATGAGTGGTTATTTTATGGTGCGTCGGAGTGCGATCGCCGATGCAATACTCAATCCAGTAGGATATAAAATTCTCTTAGAGATCATCGGACGCGGTAAGGTGCGGGAAATCGCTGAAGTTGGTTATGTTTTCTGTGAGCGTAAACAGGGTGAAAGTAAGGTGACATGGAAGCAATATGTGGAATATATACACCACTTATTGCGGTTGCGTCTTTCCACAGGTTTTTTAGGGAAGTTCCCCGTCGGTCGATTCCTCCGCTTTGGTTTGGTGGGTCTGAGTGGGGTATTTGTGGATATGGTGATACTTTACTTGCTCAGTGATCCGACAACCTTGGCTTTACCCCTGACTCGCAGCAAAATTATCGCTGGGGAAATTGCTATTTTCAATAATTTCTTGTGGAATGATGCTTGGACTTTTGCGGATGTCACCATGAAGCAGCAAGAATGGCGTCATCGTGTGAAGCGCTTTTTGAAATTTAATATTATTTGTCTTGCGGGATTGGGGTTAAATGTGCTGGTGTTGAATCTCTTATTCAATTTCCTGAGATATAATCAGTACATTGCTAACCTGATTGCGATCGCAATTGCTACTATCTGGAATTTTTCAGTTAATTTGAAACTGAGTTGGCGCGTAACTGATGTTAATTGA
- a CDS encoding family 10 glycosylhydrolase, giving the protein MSIRPFNVAKPILFYRRIFAVIFSSILLIPNFGSQPAGAQVTEYCQLSPAAAQRKEKLRLLALQGEKDAQILYQQLLKKHAQEVQECRNRTWPQTQAIWLRLYPCDVQPGAIDQIMDRIVNRGYNQVYLEVFYSGQVLLPNGANPTVWPAVIRSRGSGKFDMLAAAIQKGRERGLKVYAWMFTTNFGYSYALRRDREGAIARNGKGQTSLYVVDNGNQVFIDPYNLQAKRDYYQMVQEVVRRRPDGLLFDYVRYPRQAGSDSIATKVTDLWLFSDATQSALFQRARNNKGLDLIRRFLSKGYVTTGDIEEVDLLYPLEVEPLWQGRTPQPGQKSILSAIDKQPLLQLELWQLSVAHAMQGILDFVNLASYPAQQQGIPAGVVFFPEGNQTVGQGYDSRLQPWDRFPSSLEWHPMSYGNCGNVSCIVAQVQRVLSMAKPGTQVIPALAGKWGESVSNRPPLEVQMQALQQFAPQLKGVSHFAYSWQEPGDDSDRKFCRPQ; this is encoded by the coding sequence ATGTCTATCCGTCCCTTTAACGTTGCCAAACCAATTTTATTTTACCGACGCATATTTGCTGTCATTTTTAGTAGTATTTTATTGATTCCCAACTTTGGTAGCCAACCAGCAGGGGCGCAAGTAACAGAATATTGCCAGTTATCACCAGCAGCAGCGCAAAGAAAAGAAAAGTTACGCTTGTTAGCACTACAAGGTGAAAAAGATGCTCAGATCCTCTACCAGCAACTGTTAAAAAAACACGCGCAAGAAGTACAAGAATGCCGTAATCGTACTTGGCCACAAACTCAAGCTATTTGGTTACGCTTGTATCCCTGTGACGTTCAACCCGGAGCAATTGACCAAATTATGGATCGAATTGTCAACCGTGGCTATAACCAAGTTTATTTAGAAGTATTTTATAGTGGGCAGGTACTATTGCCTAATGGAGCTAATCCCACGGTTTGGCCGGCGGTGATTCGCAGCCGAGGTAGTGGAAAATTTGATATGCTGGCAGCAGCGATTCAAAAAGGGCGAGAACGGGGTTTAAAGGTCTACGCCTGGATGTTTACTACAAATTTCGGCTATAGCTACGCCCTGCGTCGAGATCGAGAAGGGGCGATCGCCCGGAATGGCAAGGGACAAACAAGCTTATATGTTGTAGATAATGGCAACCAAGTATTTATTGACCCCTATAACCTACAAGCCAAACGCGACTACTACCAAATGGTACAAGAAGTCGTGCGTCGTCGCCCGGATGGGTTACTATTTGACTATGTGCGCTATCCAAGACAAGCCGGAAGTGATTCCATCGCCACCAAAGTTACAGATTTATGGCTATTTAGTGACGCCACCCAATCAGCTTTATTCCAACGCGCACGCAATAACAAAGGCTTAGACTTGATTCGCCGCTTTTTGAGCAAAGGATACGTCACCACAGGAGATATAGAGGAAGTCGATCTACTTTATCCTCTTGAAGTTGAACCCCTTTGGCAAGGTCGGACACCACAACCAGGACAAAAATCCATCTTGAGTGCTATTGACAAACAACCACTTTTGCAATTGGAATTGTGGCAACTTTCCGTAGCCCATGCAATGCAAGGTATCTTAGATTTTGTCAACTTGGCCAGTTACCCAGCACAGCAGCAAGGTATTCCCGCCGGAGTGGTGTTTTTCCCTGAAGGAAACCAAACTGTAGGACAAGGGTATGATTCGCGCTTACAACCTTGGGATCGATTCCCTAGTTCCCTAGAATGGCATCCGATGTCTTATGGCAATTGTGGTAACGTTAGTTGTATTGTAGCGCAAGTACAGCGGGTTTTGAGCATGGCAAAACCGGGTACACAGGTGATTCCAGCTTTAGCCGGCAAATGGGGAGAATCAGTCAGTAATCGTCCCCCACTAGAAGTACAAATGCAAGCACTGCAGCAATTTGCTCCCCAACTCAAAGGAGTCAGCCATTTTGCCTATTCTTGGCAAGAACCAGGAGATGATAGCGATCGCAAATTCTGTCGCCCTCAATAG
- a CDS encoding transposase, producing the protein MTGLFPPGKGGGEEVAYGGKGKGILIHTLTEGNGMPLANSTTAANGSEREQVLPLLDKVKLKTLRRGRPRKRIKVLAADKGYDSKQKRADLRKRGIRPQIPKRVWKTKKNRGRPIKISVPRFQQERCFAWYQRKYRRLVGIWERQKVYFDAFIDLATIHIWINKILLVG; encoded by the coding sequence TTGACGGGTCTTTTTCCCCCTGGAAAGGGTGGTGGTGAAGAGGTTGCTTATGGTGGCAAAGGCAAAGGTATTCTAATTCACACTCTTACTGAGGGTAATGGAATGCCCTTAGCGAACTCTACAACTGCCGCTAACGGTAGTGAAAGAGAACAAGTATTACCTTTGCTTGACAAGGTAAAATTAAAAACTTTGAGGCGGGGTAGACCACGTAAGCGAATCAAGGTGCTGGCTGCTGACAAAGGTTACGACTCAAAGCAAAAACGCGCTGACTTACGCAAACGAGGTATTCGTCCTCAAATCCCGAAACGAGTTTGGAAAACCAAGAAAAACAGAGGAAGACCAATCAAAATCTCTGTTCCTAGATTTCAGCAAGAGCGGTGTTTTGCTTGGTATCAGCGAAAATACCGCCGTCTCGTCGGAATATGGGAACGTCAAAAAGTTTACTTTGACGCATTCATTGACCTTGCTACAATCCACATCTGGATTAACAAAATATTATTAGTGGGATAG
- a CDS encoding glycosyltransferase: protein MSSLTIPLQKSRWLHLWLLWLWLIIGIGLRLANLTDKPPWTDEFSTLVFSLGNSFLSVPLDQAIAPDVLLQPLQPQPTADIQELWAHLSHETNHPPLYFVLAHWWMQLFPTQQGLVSLWGARSLAAFFGVASIPAIYALSWLSFRSVLVSHLAAAMMAVSPYGIFLSQEARHYTLAILWVIASLACLVFAVRHIENRTQLPIWLVLSWVGINALGIATHYFFILTICTEALVLVFLVRLQTHISSKNSPPILSYPSWNRLYAVAVGSFVTFVVWIPVFSHNRYGSKLTEWIQHPLSGFTWLKPIFQVLAAWTTMFCLPPVEAPQLVVVILSGLVMLIFLIWAIPILIRGFKVQLQQPETRSMTQLFAGIVVAAIALFFVFTYFLGINLTRGARYNFVYFPAVIVLLGASLAVSWRLPQDVTRRWKITSKKAVMLIWLMGFVSAVTVISNLGYQKYYRPDLLVQLIQQTSKVPVLIATTQQTHVQIGEMMGIGRELKMQNVKFPFSLFLLAHQDEDPNIPTITLQNTLKDFPRPLDLWLVNFQATEPEEVKNCVVDTQSLPAINGYEYKIYHCHLAGK from the coding sequence ATGTCAAGTCTAACCATTCCTCTCCAAAAGTCTCGCTGGCTTCACCTGTGGTTGCTGTGGTTGTGGTTAATTATCGGTATTGGGTTACGTCTAGCCAACTTGACGGACAAACCTCCTTGGACTGATGAGTTTTCTACCTTGGTGTTTAGCTTGGGGAATAGTTTTTTGTCAGTACCCCTAGATCAAGCGATCGCTCCTGATGTCCTTTTGCAACCCCTACAACCACAACCCACCGCTGATATCCAAGAGTTATGGGCACACTTGAGTCATGAAACTAATCACCCCCCATTATACTTTGTGCTGGCTCACTGGTGGATGCAATTATTTCCGACACAACAGGGTTTAGTCTCTTTATGGGGGGCGCGATCGCTGGCTGCATTTTTTGGTGTCGCATCGATTCCAGCTATTTATGCTTTAAGTTGGCTTTCCTTTCGCTCTGTGTTAGTTAGTCATTTAGCCGCTGCTATGATGGCAGTGTCACCCTATGGCATTTTTCTCTCTCAAGAAGCGCGTCATTACACCTTGGCAATTTTATGGGTAATTGCTTCCCTAGCCTGCTTGGTATTTGCTGTCCGTCACATCGAAAACCGCACACAGTTACCTATTTGGCTTGTACTCTCTTGGGTGGGAATTAATGCTTTAGGTATTGCTACTCACTACTTCTTCATCCTGACGATTTGTACCGAAGCCCTGGTTTTAGTTTTTCTGGTGAGACTTCAAACTCACATTAGTAGCAAAAATTCTCCACCCATTCTCTCATACCCTTCCTGGAATCGTCTCTATGCCGTTGCTGTTGGTAGTTTTGTCACGTTTGTGGTTTGGATTCCGGTATTTTCACACAACCGTTACGGTAGTAAATTAACGGAATGGATACAGCATCCACTGTCAGGATTTACTTGGTTAAAACCAATTTTTCAAGTTTTAGCCGCCTGGACTACAATGTTTTGTTTACCACCAGTGGAAGCACCGCAGTTAGTGGTTGTGATTCTCTCTGGGTTGGTAATGTTGATTTTCTTGATTTGGGCGATACCGATTCTGATTCGTGGGTTCAAAGTTCAACTACAGCAACCTGAAACCCGTTCCATGACTCAGTTGTTTGCTGGGATAGTGGTAGCAGCGATCGCCTTATTTTTTGTTTTTACATACTTTCTTGGTATTAATCTCACAAGGGGCGCCCGCTATAATTTTGTTTATTTTCCCGCTGTTATAGTTTTATTAGGAGCAAGTCTCGCAGTTTCTTGGCGTCTACCGCAGGACGTAACCAGAAGATGGAAAATCACCAGCAAAAAAGCCGTGATGCTAATTTGGCTGATGGGATTTGTGAGCGCCGTTACGGTCATCTCGAATCTGGGTTATCAAAAATACTACCGTCCTGACCTGTTAGTGCAACTAATTCAACAAACATCTAAAGTACCAGTGCTGATTGCTACAACTCAACAAACCCATGTGCAGATTGGCGAAATGATGGGAATAGGGAGGGAATTGAAAATGCAAAATGTAAAATTCCCATTTTCTCTGTTTCTCCTGGCGCATCAAGACGAAGACCCCAATATTCCCACCATTACTTTGCAAAATACGTTAAAAGATTTTCCCCGACCCCTGGATTTATGGTTAGTGAACTTTCAAGCCACCGAGCCAGAGGAAGTGAAAAACTGTGTTGTTGACACTCAATCTTTACCAGCAATCAACGGCTATGAATACAAAATTTATCACTGTCATCTAGCTGGAAAATAG